The Methylomonas koyamae genome has a segment encoding these proteins:
- a CDS encoding PEP-CTERM/exosortase system-associated acyltransferase — protein MISEKHSFDNCFEVFLADTPESKRIHYNLRYQVYCDELGYEDKELFPQQLEFDEWDQHAEHFMVRHRYTGQWLGALRVVSPHRQRFPFEEKCEADQPLADADYRGAIEISRLCVLREARRFAPRILSQTEPDPASNVKYLNTLRQQSRSIMWGLYRAAVDYSVEQGIEHWFILVAPALAYAVKKQGFEMHQVAEPCEHRGLRTPYRLDVHHILQNPLWQEDYQLGYRRYSELEQGNYAVRQRA, from the coding sequence TTGATTTCTGAAAAGCATTCTTTCGACAACTGTTTTGAGGTTTTTTTAGCTGATACGCCGGAAAGCAAGCGAATCCACTACAACCTCCGCTATCAAGTCTACTGCGACGAGCTCGGCTACGAAGACAAGGAGCTGTTTCCGCAACAATTGGAATTCGACGAGTGGGACCAACACGCCGAGCATTTCATGGTCCGCCACCGTTACACCGGCCAATGGCTGGGCGCATTGCGCGTGGTCAGTCCGCATCGGCAGCGCTTTCCGTTCGAGGAAAAATGCGAAGCGGACCAGCCGCTGGCCGACGCCGATTACCGCGGCGCCATCGAAATTTCCCGCCTGTGCGTGTTGCGCGAAGCCCGGCGCTTCGCTCCCCGCATCCTCAGCCAAACCGAGCCCGATCCGGCAAGCAACGTCAAATACCTGAACACCTTACGCCAGCAAAGCCGTAGCATCATGTGGGGCCTGTACCGCGCCGCCGTCGATTATTCGGTGGAGCAAGGCATCGAGCACTGGTTCATTCTGGTCGCGCCGGCCTTGGCTTATGCGGTGAAAAAACAGGGCTTCGAAATGCACCAGGTGGCGGAACCGTGCGAACATCGCGGTCTGCGCACGCCTTACCGGCTGGATGTCCACCACATTTTGCAAAATCCGCTGTGGCAAGAGGATTACCAGCTCGGCTACCGTCGTTATTCCGAGCTCGAACAAGGTAATTACGCCGTCCGCCAGCGGGCATAA
- a CDS encoding glycosyltransferase family 2 protein, translating into MSKVGLIVPTLNVGALWPAWLQALAGQTRKPDYLLLIDSSSDDATAELARAAGFEVKTIARQDFNHGGTRQFGVDYLADAEILLFLTQDALLADAEALANLLAAFADPEVGVAYGRQLPHVGAGAIGAHARLFNYPAHSQVRSLADRDRFGIKTVFISNSFAGYRRSALLQAGGFPRHTVMNEDTFAAGKMLLHGWKLQYCADARVFHSHDYGFADEFRRYFDIGVFHNRAAWLQRTFGGAAGEGKRFVGSEMRYLFRHAPALLPSAMLRTLLKWLGYHIGRSCHRRLPAGVNRYFSLHRAYWSASFSSSAPPGAD; encoded by the coding sequence ATGAGCAAAGTGGGGCTGATCGTACCGACGCTGAATGTCGGCGCTTTATGGCCGGCTTGGTTGCAAGCGCTTGCCGGCCAAACCCGCAAGCCCGATTATCTGTTGTTGATTGATTCGTCGTCCGATGACGCGACCGCCGAACTGGCGCGAGCGGCCGGTTTCGAAGTGAAAACCATCGCCCGCCAAGACTTCAACCACGGCGGTACCCGCCAATTCGGCGTCGACTATCTGGCCGATGCCGAGATTCTGCTGTTTCTGACCCAGGACGCCTTGCTGGCCGACGCCGAGGCCTTGGCCAATTTACTGGCGGCCTTCGCCGATCCCGAAGTCGGTGTCGCCTATGGCCGGCAGTTGCCGCATGTCGGCGCCGGTGCCATAGGCGCCCACGCCCGCCTGTTCAATTACCCGGCGCACAGCCAAGTGCGCAGCCTGGCCGACCGCGACCGCTTCGGCATCAAGACCGTATTCATCTCCAATTCCTTTGCCGGCTACCGGCGTAGCGCGTTGTTGCAAGCCGGCGGTTTTCCGCGGCATACCGTAATGAACGAAGATACCTTCGCCGCCGGAAAGATGCTGTTGCACGGTTGGAAATTGCAATATTGCGCCGATGCCAGGGTATTCCATTCCCACGATTACGGCTTTGCCGACGAATTCAGACGCTATTTCGATATCGGCGTGTTTCATAACCGGGCGGCGTGGTTGCAGCGGACTTTCGGCGGTGCCGCCGGCGAGGGCAAACGCTTCGTCGGGTCCGAAATGCGTTATTTGTTTCGGCATGCGCCGGCATTGCTGCCTTCCGCGATGCTGCGGACCTTGCTGAAGTGGCTGGGTTATCACATCGGGCGTTCCTGCCACCGGCGTTTGCCGGCCGGCGTCAACCGCTATTTCAGCTTGCACCGGGCCTACTGGTCCGCTTCATTTTCCTCATCCGCGCCGCCAGGCGCGGACTGA
- a CDS encoding glycosyltransferase family 4 protein: MDVGIVATHVPPAKGYGGVSVTCGVLTQAWAERGHRMALVASDESISGRLRAEDVQLGDTVDVRLYRCYGWRRWGFGLGAIPAIWQLCRQAPRLYIHGIATWPSTLAAWFCLLLRRPFVVAVHGGLMPEHVALIKRRKPLKWLFYRWLTFPTLRRAVAVHCTSDTEAEGVRTALAGGGRILLVPNGIDSRAFRVADYPAQAGLQLCFLGHVQQEKGINGFIRAWLQTRCSGDSLVVAGRSVDGAYFDEFLQLVAQADGAIEYRGYLAADEVKELLAQSHFLVLPSGLEQAGGMRENFGNVVAEALASGRPALVAKGLAWDHLSQIGAGWVFERDHAAVCQVLRAAQAIDAEGWRQMSQSARRHAEQALDAVSLGDRVWQALTEPAEFGPVASLAEQRT, encoded by the coding sequence ATGGATGTGGGAATAGTTGCGACGCACGTGCCGCCGGCCAAGGGCTACGGCGGCGTATCGGTGACTTGCGGCGTGTTGACCCAGGCCTGGGCCGAGCGCGGTCACCGTATGGCTTTGGTGGCGTCCGACGAGTCGATTTCCGGCCGTTTGCGCGCCGAAGACGTGCAATTGGGCGATACGGTCGACGTGCGGCTTTACCGCTGCTACGGCTGGCGACGCTGGGGCTTCGGCTTGGGGGCAATACCGGCGATTTGGCAGTTGTGCCGGCAAGCGCCGCGGCTTTACATTCACGGTATCGCCACCTGGCCCTCGACCTTGGCGGCCTGGTTTTGTCTGCTATTGCGGCGGCCGTTCGTCGTTGCCGTGCACGGCGGCCTGATGCCGGAGCACGTGGCGTTGATAAAACGCCGCAAGCCGCTGAAATGGCTGTTTTACCGCTGGCTGACGTTTCCGACCTTACGCCGGGCCGTTGCCGTGCATTGCACCAGCGATACCGAAGCCGAGGGCGTCCGCACTGCGTTGGCCGGCGGCGGGCGAATTTTGTTAGTGCCGAACGGCATCGACAGCCGGGCGTTCCGGGTTGCGGATTATCCGGCGCAGGCCGGTTTGCAATTATGTTTTCTGGGCCACGTGCAACAGGAGAAAGGCATCAATGGTTTTATTCGCGCCTGGTTGCAAACCCGGTGTAGCGGCGACAGTTTGGTCGTCGCCGGCCGCAGCGTCGACGGCGCTTATTTCGACGAGTTTTTGCAATTGGTAGCGCAAGCCGACGGCGCAATCGAGTACCGGGGTTATCTGGCGGCCGATGAAGTCAAAGAGTTGCTGGCGCAAAGCCATTTTCTGGTCTTGCCGTCCGGTCTGGAGCAGGCCGGCGGCATGCGCGAGAATTTCGGTAACGTCGTCGCCGAAGCCTTGGCCAGCGGCCGGCCGGCCCTGGTCGCCAAAGGTTTGGCCTGGGATCACCTGTCTCAGATCGGCGCCGGTTGGGTGTTCGAACGCGACCACGCTGCCGTTTGCCAGGTGTTGCGCGCGGCGCAGGCGATCGACGCCGAAGGCTGGCGGCAGATGTCGCAATCCGCGCGGCGCCATGCCGAACAAGCGCTGGATGCCGTGTCGCTGGGCGACCGGGTCTGGCAGGCGTTAACGGAACCGGCCGAATTCGGCCCGGTTGCTAGTTTGGCGGAGCAGCGCACATGA
- a CDS encoding glycosyltransferase family 2 protein, with amino-acid sequence MTVSLILATLGRDWQVAEFLRSLLAQNYRDFELIVIDQNRDGKIDAIMDRFGPELAIRHVKVDFTGNARARDYGIALAQGEIVAFPDDDCCYAADVLQKVVAEFDLRPELAIVVGASYDADTRRFSIGVNSRKARYFSRLAMLGVEFTQFFAVARLERSQFYLDHDFGIGAKYAGGEGFEMLYRLLRAGAKAFYTPDIRIYHPDKDHYRLGNARMLMYSTGIGAYIRKFANQRDWFIAYYIARKMLLAPVLKMLLAVLSGNRAKLAYWYYSLVGIWRGFFAYRSSGCL; translated from the coding sequence ATGACGGTGTCGTTGATTCTGGCGACGTTGGGGCGGGACTGGCAGGTCGCCGAGTTTTTGCGCTCGCTGCTGGCGCAGAATTACCGGGATTTCGAACTGATCGTCATCGATCAGAACCGGGACGGCAAAATAGACGCAATCATGGATCGGTTTGGGCCGGAATTGGCGATCAGGCACGTCAAAGTCGATTTCACCGGCAACGCCCGTGCCCGCGATTACGGTATCGCGCTGGCGCAAGGCGAAATCGTCGCCTTTCCGGACGACGATTGCTGCTACGCAGCCGACGTGTTGCAGAAGGTCGTCGCCGAATTCGATCTGCGGCCGGAGCTGGCGATAGTGGTCGGGGCGTCTTACGACGCCGATACCCGCCGCTTCAGCATCGGCGTCAACAGCCGCAAGGCGCGTTATTTCTCGCGCTTGGCCATGCTGGGGGTCGAGTTTACCCAGTTTTTTGCCGTCGCTCGGCTGGAACGCAGCCAGTTTTATCTGGACCACGATTTCGGCATCGGCGCCAAATACGCCGGCGGCGAAGGTTTCGAAATGCTGTATCGATTGTTACGCGCCGGCGCCAAAGCCTTTTATACGCCGGATATCCGCATCTACCATCCAGACAAGGACCATTACCGCTTGGGCAACGCGCGGATGTTGATGTACTCGACCGGTATCGGCGCTTATATCCGCAAATTCGCCAATCAGCGCGATTGGTTCATCGCTTATTACATCGCCAGAAAAATGTTGCTGGCGCCGGTTTTGAAAATGCTGCTGGCGGTTTTGTCCGGCAACCGCGCCAAGCTGGCGTACTGGTATTACAGCCTGGTCGGCATCTGGCGCGGATTTTTTGCTTACCGCAGCAGCGGTTGCCTTTAG
- a CDS encoding glycosyltransferase family 2 protein has product MLTVVILACNEAANLPRCLAAIPERYPIVMVDSGSSDDTVAIAERRGCRVYHNPWPGFAEQRNFALQQCAIETPWVLFVDADEIYPPLFYQQFDAEWATSRDMDVLMVPSVLYLRGKRLKYAPGYPIYHPRLVRRETVGFVRNHTGHGEAVLASSRVATADIAYQHYFYHGEIVAWMHKHVGKAAQEIELQPTAGALMTARGRISVWLGRCWLRIPARFAYHYLLRGGFLDGAAGLEFALMFTWYEATIYLQAKAGRWAEPSA; this is encoded by the coding sequence ATGTTGACCGTCGTGATCTTGGCTTGTAACGAAGCGGCGAATTTGCCGCGTTGTCTGGCGGCGATTCCGGAGCGTTATCCGATTGTCATGGTCGATTCCGGCAGCAGCGACGACACCGTCGCCATCGCCGAGCGCCGCGGCTGCCGGGTGTACCACAATCCCTGGCCGGGCTTTGCCGAGCAACGCAATTTTGCGCTGCAGCAGTGCGCTATCGAGACGCCGTGGGTGTTGTTCGTCGATGCCGACGAAATTTATCCGCCGTTGTTTTACCAGCAATTCGATGCCGAATGGGCCACCTCGCGCGACATGGACGTGTTGATGGTGCCGTCGGTGTTGTATCTGCGCGGCAAACGCTTGAAATACGCGCCGGGCTATCCGATTTACCATCCGCGGCTGGTGCGGCGGGAAACGGTCGGTTTCGTCCGCAACCATACCGGCCACGGCGAGGCGGTGCTGGCAAGCAGTCGGGTGGCGACGGCCGATATCGCCTACCAACATTATTTTTACCATGGCGAGATCGTGGCCTGGATGCACAAGCACGTCGGCAAGGCGGCGCAGGAAATCGAGCTGCAACCGACCGCCGGTGCCTTGATGACCGCGCGCGGCCGGATCAGCGTCTGGCTGGGCCGCTGCTGGCTGCGGATTCCGGCGCGGTTTGCTTACCACTACCTGTTGCGCGGCGGTTTTCTGGATGGTGCGGCAGGTCTGGAATTTGCGTTGATGTTTACCTGGTACGAGGCGACGATTTACTTGCAAGCCAAGGCCGGACGCTGGGCGGAGCCTTCGGCATGA
- a CDS encoding class I SAM-dependent methyltransferase, which translates to MPVKTMTYASMAHQTYGELLHHCVACGGERIRFWRHKHYQYTAGADAEEFRIYRCQVCGTGFLNQPPHREWLQQIYRHSGQALTAEIGLDEVLRRERLYPNCKVDAKRIAHYADRYNATLNYRALDIGSGFGFYTRALRLLGYRTVSINPGAYENKVFEQMNGDQPLPIMFEEFRSEERFGVVVMSQVLEHLLEPERALRKVAGLLDTGGVLACAVPNYASFLVKLLGANENACLWVPEHVNFFTEQGLRSLFERNGLQVVKTEQITRVPFDALSRRLGAKGKWGELLNGLVKYAQIPFNGLMNLFGMGIYLNVYAVKAAAE; encoded by the coding sequence ATGCCTGTGAAAACGATGACTTATGCCAGCATGGCTCACCAGACTTACGGCGAACTGTTGCACCATTGCGTTGCCTGCGGCGGAGAACGCATCCGCTTTTGGCGGCACAAACACTACCAGTACACGGCCGGCGCCGATGCCGAAGAATTTCGGATTTACCGCTGCCAAGTTTGTGGCACCGGCTTTCTGAATCAGCCGCCGCACCGGGAGTGGTTACAGCAGATTTATCGACATTCCGGTCAGGCCTTGACCGCCGAGATCGGTTTGGACGAAGTGCTGCGGCGCGAGCGGCTGTATCCGAATTGCAAGGTGGATGCCAAACGTATCGCTCACTATGCCGATCGCTACAACGCCACGTTGAATTACCGGGCGCTGGATATCGGTTCCGGATTCGGGTTTTACACCCGGGCTTTGCGCCTGCTGGGTTACCGCACCGTCAGCATCAATCCTGGTGCCTACGAAAATAAAGTGTTCGAGCAAATGAACGGCGACCAACCGTTGCCGATCATGTTCGAAGAGTTTCGCAGCGAAGAGCGCTTTGGCGTCGTCGTCATGTCGCAGGTGTTGGAACACTTGCTGGAGCCGGAGCGGGCGCTGCGCAAGGTGGCGGGCCTGTTGGACACCGGCGGCGTGCTGGCTTGTGCCGTGCCGAATTACGCGTCGTTTTTGGTCAAGCTGCTGGGCGCCAACGAAAACGCCTGTTTGTGGGTGCCGGAGCACGTCAATTTCTTTACCGAGCAAGGCTTGCGCAGCTTATTCGAGCGTAACGGTTTGCAAGTCGTGAAAACCGAACAGATCACCCGGGTGCCGTTCGATGCCTTGTCCCGACGCTTGGGCGCCAAGGGCAAGTGGGGCGAGCTGTTGAACGGTTTGGTCAAATACGCGCAAATTCCGTTCAACGGCCTGATGAATCTGTTTGGCATGGGAATTTACCTGAACGTTTACGCGGTCAAGGCTGCGGCCGAGTGA
- a CDS encoding lipopolysaccharide biosynthesis protein produces the protein MVKRTLLRLRQSRLCGDAFWALLGQLASALALLLGTRLLTERVAPDVYGEVALLSGCVALGVAAFSYPFICAGMRLLPECAGPAQRSQLQRAVAGLTGQATLLALGLLLAGGGCYAYLYRAPAAPFLLAGALLAVTVWREFGVQLAIGGRRQRRAALWQTGDSLLRPALAVAAVGYLGAQVESILAAYAAATLLSNLLWCRLGAESAAGELAATDVRRFAGKVWRYAWPLLPMELVFWLNGVGDRYAIACLLSAADVGLYAAGYTLVNEAFNRGAMVLLRTFQPAYFQAFSAGERRRAHAVLRLWLYCLLAGGGLGLLALPWLGDRLVALLLAEPYRPVAALLPAIGGGCLLHALGTLWAQPLLAEKRTRVLLKGRLCGALAAITALPLLILQYGLPGAAWANPVYFGIEALVLALLAKPWRLRDGESLPAVAEPTAAAPLRAPA, from the coding sequence ATGGTTAAGCGCACGCTGCTCCGGCTGCGGCAATCGCGTCTGTGCGGCGACGCGTTCTGGGCGTTGCTCGGGCAACTGGCCTCGGCGCTGGCGCTGTTGCTAGGTACCAGATTGTTGACCGAGCGAGTGGCGCCGGACGTCTACGGCGAGGTCGCGCTATTGAGCGGCTGCGTCGCACTCGGCGTCGCGGCCTTTTCCTACCCGTTCATTTGCGCCGGCATGCGTTTGTTGCCGGAATGCGCCGGTCCGGCGCAACGCAGCCAACTGCAGCGGGCCGTCGCCGGCCTGACCGGACAAGCGACCTTGCTGGCGCTGGGTTTGTTGTTGGCCGGCGGCGGCTGTTACGCCTACCTGTACCGGGCGCCGGCGGCGCCGTTCTTGTTGGCCGGGGCGTTGTTGGCGGTTACGGTCTGGCGCGAATTCGGCGTGCAACTGGCAATCGGCGGCCGCCGCCAGCGCCGCGCCGCGTTGTGGCAAACCGGCGACAGCTTGCTGCGGCCGGCGCTGGCCGTGGCCGCGGTTGGCTATCTGGGCGCGCAGGTCGAGTCGATTTTGGCGGCTTATGCCGCGGCGACCTTGCTGTCCAATCTGCTTTGGTGCCGGTTAGGCGCCGAATCCGCGGCCGGCGAGCTAGCGGCGACCGATGTGCGCCGCTTTGCCGGCAAGGTTTGGCGTTACGCCTGGCCTTTGCTGCCGATGGAACTGGTGTTTTGGCTGAACGGCGTCGGCGACCGTTATGCAATCGCTTGCTTGCTGAGTGCCGCCGATGTCGGCCTATACGCGGCCGGTTATACCCTGGTCAACGAAGCCTTCAACCGCGGCGCCATGGTGTTGCTACGCACCTTTCAACCGGCTTATTTCCAAGCTTTCTCGGCCGGCGAGCGCCGCCGCGCCCATGCGGTGTTGCGTTTATGGCTGTATTGCTTGCTGGCCGGCGGCGGTTTGGGCCTGCTGGCGTTGCCGTGGTTGGGCGATAGGCTGGTGGCGCTGTTATTGGCGGAGCCCTATCGCCCGGTCGCGGCGCTGTTGCCGGCCATCGGCGGCGGCTGTTTGCTGCACGCTCTGGGTACGTTGTGGGCGCAACCGCTGTTGGCGGAAAAGCGCACGCGGGTCTTGTTGAAGGGGCGCTTGTGCGGGGCTCTGGCCGCGATCACCGCTTTACCGTTGCTGATCCTGCAATACGGTTTGCCCGGCGCGGCTTGGGCCAACCCGGTCTATTTCGGTATCGAGGCCCTGGTACTGGCGTTGCTGGCCAAACCGTGGCGGCTGCGCGACGGCGAATCGCTGCCGGCCGTGGCGGAACCGACCGCCGCAGCGCCGTTACGGGCGCCGGCCTGA
- a CDS encoding O-antigen ligase family protein codes for MVLRLEKDLPLLLFGLVCTSTVASLPQVQSAWAGIKEVYGEQEMGLRLLREAMLALLVCYAWAEPRLRNGIFSGPIPAFLSLIAAYVLCEIGYAVYLDLPLIVPMTGLRIFEYLPLALIGFVCGRRGVADWVIGRFAHYLRYYLLLQAGLALAQALWAPPLFGVSMLGGGRPFGTFVSPNLFGAAMATCALVFAVVPGMRRWLGLSVLLALLSGSRTAFLSGLLVVFFRVYAALRPRDRWALWMPAPMLAVGALILASSPLLSGRDDADPTEDGRIALWQRVFANHVHDAADLLFGWGLGLSSNTVNLLFGAEHFPGQFDSDSLYLFLLNGYGLIGLLAYLGLLWATTRTSAHPGKGLVAAFIFVAGLTFNLWEYFPQNAVLMFLWGAMLGHSRHPVALAQPNGQPQPARFYG; via the coding sequence ATGGTCTTGAGGCTGGAGAAAGATCTGCCGCTGCTGTTGTTCGGCTTGGTTTGTACCTCGACTGTCGCCTCGTTGCCGCAGGTGCAGTCGGCCTGGGCCGGCATCAAGGAAGTTTACGGCGAACAGGAGATGGGCTTGCGTTTGCTGCGCGAAGCGATGCTGGCGCTGTTGGTTTGCTACGCCTGGGCCGAACCGCGTTTGCGCAACGGCATCTTCAGCGGTCCGATTCCGGCCTTTCTCAGTTTAATAGCCGCCTACGTCCTGTGCGAAATCGGCTACGCCGTCTATCTGGATTTGCCGTTGATCGTGCCGATGACCGGGCTCAGAATTTTCGAATATTTGCCGCTGGCTTTGATCGGCTTCGTCTGCGGTCGCCGCGGCGTGGCCGATTGGGTCATCGGCCGCTTCGCCCATTACTTGCGTTACTACTTGCTGCTGCAGGCCGGCTTGGCCTTGGCCCAGGCCTTGTGGGCGCCGCCGTTGTTCGGCGTGTCGATGTTGGGCGGCGGCCGGCCGTTCGGAACTTTCGTCAGCCCGAACCTGTTCGGCGCGGCGATGGCGACTTGCGCGCTGGTATTCGCCGTAGTGCCGGGCATGCGCCGTTGGCTGGGGCTCAGCGTGTTGCTGGCTTTGTTGAGCGGCTCGCGTACCGCGTTTCTGAGCGGGTTGCTGGTGGTGTTTTTCCGGGTCTACGCCGCGCTGCGGCCACGCGACCGCTGGGCCTTGTGGATGCCGGCGCCGATGTTGGCGGTCGGCGCGTTGATCCTGGCCTCCAGTCCTTTGTTGAGCGGCCGCGACGACGCCGATCCGACCGAGGACGGCCGCATCGCCTTGTGGCAACGGGTGTTCGCCAACCACGTGCACGATGCCGCCGATTTGCTGTTCGGTTGGGGCTTGGGCTTGAGTTCGAATACCGTCAACCTGTTGTTCGGCGCCGAGCATTTTCCCGGCCAGTTCGATTCCGACAGCCTGTATTTGTTTTTACTGAACGGTTACGGCCTGATCGGTTTGTTGGCCTATCTGGGTTTGCTATGGGCAACGACAAGGACGTCGGCCCACCCCGGCAAAGGCTTGGTCGCGGCGTTTATTTTCGTCGCCGGCTTGACCTTCAATTTGTGGGAGTACTTTCCGCAGAATGCGGTACTGATGTTTTTGTGGGGCGCGATGTTGGGGCATAGCCGCCATCCGGTCGCTCTGGCGCAACCGAACGGCCAACCGCAACCGGCGAGGTTTTATGGTTAA
- a CDS encoding polysaccharide biosynthesis tyrosine autokinase yields MVPHNEATPVLALPNPSRLQEQSVSIRDYVDLLVEGRKTILVAVAAVLTLALAYLVLAPRTYKADALLRIDKNKALLVANLRGDNNQTPAEAESPRAQREVEILRSRSVLGKVVDNLNLAIEIQPYYFPLIGETLARRHDRHDGVAGAWWGFGRWAWGGERVKVAAFEVPDRYLEKEFTLIALEHGRYRLLAPNGDELLAGEVGQVATAEVGEKTPVAIKVEALDAHPGTHFELVRRTALSAIETLQKAFAVKEVSKDTDILSVELKGRDPEQLAKSVNDIAAIYVNATVNWESAEASQKLAFLESQLPVVKERLEKAEQGLSAYRQQHGAVDISAEAEILLKQASDMETLSIQLKQKYDEQSQRLESEHPDMIATNAQIKRVNNKLAALEKRIKDLPKTQQNMVSLSRDVQVNTELYTSLLNSAQEQRIAAAGSLGNSRIVDFAVVPEKPYWPKPGLLLAIATLLGLSLGSALIFLRHSLQRHDNYPALLEYQVGLPMFAAIPHSKKQRKLGRLLGRDKDGGILASQDPLDISVESLRGLRTTLEATLASRESKVIMVSSPAPGMGKSFVSSNLAALLASIKKRVLVIDADMRNGRLHDTFGIGKQPGLSDLLAGRATLGEVIVSLPEIGIDLIPRGNMVLNPAELLVLGELGETLRQLQSFYNHIVIDSPPILGATDAAILGKHADATFLVVKEGRYTAQELEVSARRFQQVGINPNGFIINDMKQGSSYYPYYGYAYQRADQEPAAAGGWSDKYHAVGDWLSKQLEREWQPAAAESDERG; encoded by the coding sequence ATGGTTCCACACAATGAAGCCACTCCGGTCTTGGCCTTGCCGAATCCAAGCCGCCTGCAAGAGCAGAGCGTCAGCATTCGCGATTACGTGGATTTGCTGGTCGAAGGCCGAAAAACCATCCTTGTCGCCGTGGCCGCGGTCTTGACGCTGGCGCTGGCGTACTTGGTCTTGGCGCCGCGCACCTACAAGGCCGACGCATTGCTGCGCATCGATAAGAATAAAGCGTTATTGGTGGCCAATTTGCGCGGCGACAATAACCAGACCCCGGCCGAAGCGGAAAGTCCGCGGGCGCAGCGCGAGGTGGAGATTCTGCGTTCGCGGTCGGTGCTGGGTAAGGTGGTGGATAACCTGAATCTGGCAATCGAAATCCAACCGTACTACTTCCCGTTGATCGGCGAAACTCTGGCGCGCCGCCACGACAGGCACGACGGCGTTGCCGGCGCCTGGTGGGGCTTCGGCCGCTGGGCCTGGGGCGGCGAGCGCGTCAAAGTGGCCGCGTTCGAAGTGCCGGATCGCTATCTGGAAAAAGAATTTACGCTGATTGCGCTGGAACACGGCCGCTATCGGCTATTGGCGCCCAACGGCGACGAATTGCTGGCCGGCGAAGTCGGCCAGGTAGCGACGGCCGAAGTCGGCGAGAAAACGCCGGTCGCCATTAAGGTCGAGGCGCTGGACGCCCATCCCGGCACCCATTTCGAGCTGGTGCGGCGCACCGCGCTGTCGGCCATCGAAACGTTGCAGAAAGCCTTTGCCGTCAAGGAAGTGTCGAAAGATACCGACATCTTGAGCGTGGAGTTGAAAGGCCGCGACCCGGAGCAGTTGGCTAAATCGGTCAACGACATCGCCGCGATCTACGTCAACGCCACCGTCAATTGGGAGTCGGCGGAGGCCTCGCAAAAGCTGGCTTTCCTGGAAAGCCAGTTGCCGGTGGTCAAAGAACGGCTGGAGAAGGCCGAGCAGGGCTTGAGCGCCTACCGCCAACAGCACGGTGCGGTGGATATTTCCGCCGAGGCCGAAATTCTGTTGAAGCAGGCGTCGGACATGGAAACCCTGAGCATCCAGCTCAAGCAAAAATACGACGAGCAAAGCCAACGGCTGGAATCCGAACATCCGGACATGATCGCCACCAACGCCCAGATCAAGCGGGTCAATAACAAATTGGCAGCCCTGGAAAAGCGGATCAAGGACTTACCCAAAACCCAGCAAAACATGGTCAGCCTGTCGCGCGACGTGCAGGTCAATACCGAACTGTATACCTCGTTGCTGAACAGCGCCCAGGAGCAGCGCATCGCCGCCGCCGGCTCGTTGGGCAACTCGCGCATCGTCGATTTCGCGGTGGTTCCGGAAAAGCCCTACTGGCCGAAACCCGGTTTGTTGCTGGCCATCGCCACGCTGCTGGGCCTGAGCCTGGGGTCGGCACTGATTTTTCTGCGCCACTCGCTGCAACGCCACGACAATTATCCGGCCTTGCTGGAATACCAGGTCGGGCTGCCGATGTTTGCCGCCATCCCGCACAGTAAAAAGCAGCGCAAACTGGGGCGCCTGCTCGGCCGCGACAAGGACGGCGGCATCCTGGCCAGCCAGGACCCGCTGGATATCTCGGTCGAATCGTTGCGCGGCCTGCGCACGACCCTGGAAGCCACGTTAGCCAGCCGGGAAAGCAAGGTGATCATGGTCAGCAGCCCGGCGCCGGGCATGGGTAAATCCTTCGTCAGCTCCAATTTGGCCGCTTTGCTGGCCAGCATCAAAAAACGGGTATTGGTGATAGACGCCGACATGCGCAACGGCCGCCTGCACGATACCTTCGGCATCGGCAAGCAGCCCGGCTTGTCCGATTTATTGGCCGGCCGCGCCACGCTGGGCGAGGTCATCGTCAGCCTGCCCGAGATCGGTATCGATCTGATCCCGCGCGGCAATATGGTGTTGAATCCGGCCGAGTTGCTGGTTTTGGGCGAGTTGGGCGAGACCTTGCGCCAGTTGCAGAGTTTTTACAACCATATCGTGATCGACTCGCCGCCGATTTTGGGCGCCACCGACGCGGCCATCCTGGGCAAGCATGCCGACGCCACGTTTCTGGTAGTCAAGGAAGGGCGCTATACCGCGCAGGAATTGGAAGTCAGCGCCCGCCGCTTCCAGCAAGTCGGCATCAACCCGAACGGCTTCATCATCAACGACATGAAACAGGGTTCCTCGTATTACCCGTATTACGGTTACGCCTACCAGCGCGCCGACCAGGAGCCGGCTGCGGCCGGCGGATGGAGCGACAAATACCATGCCGTGGGCGATTGGCTGAGCAAACAGTTGGAGCGGGAATGGCAACCGGCCGCCGCCGAGTCGGACGAACGGGGTTAA